From Arachis hypogaea cultivar Tifrunner chromosome 3, arahy.Tifrunner.gnm2.J5K5, whole genome shotgun sequence:
ATGCATCagcaactaattaattaattaattaattatttatacaatttaaaagaaggagaaaaataataagaaagaaaaagaaatcaatagagagagagagagggagggagagtGATTTCAGAGTTACTGAATTTCATGCTCTCAAAAACATACACTAGCTAGTTTATCATtgatgaagaagaatgaagaatataATAATCATCACTTCATTTCCAAGCTTCTGTAATCCCAAACACTACCTGTTTTCAAGCCCAAGAAATCATAACCAGCACCAGTagcagtggtggtggtggtggtggtggtgccatTACTATTAGTGCCACCATTAGCATTAGCATTAGTGTCGAATCCACACCGGCAATCCTTGCTGTTCTGCAAACCCAAGCTGCAAACAAAGCAAAGGGCTCTCTCTATTCCACTGTATTTCTGGTGATCAGGTTCATCAAGATGGCGTGGAGGACTAATTGTCAACTCAAGATTCAAGTCAGGGCACCTTTCCATTGATGATCCCTTTGAATAatccttcttgttcttcttctccaTAATTCCAAACATGTTTGCGTTGCAAGTAGCACTAGTAGTGGTAGTGGTAGtagcagtagtagtagtaatagtatcttgttcttgtttaacagcggaagcagaagcagaaacagAAGAAGCAAAagatatggtggtggttgtggctGCTGCAACAAGAGAAgagggttgttgttgttgttgttgttgttcttggttGTTGTGATGATGATGTGAAGCAGAAGAATCATTGAGAGGCCTATGAGTTGCAGGGTCAATTCCTCTGCTCAAAAGCTTCCTTCTTATGTGAGTGTTCCAATAATTCTTTATCTCATTGTCTGTTCTCCCTGGCAATCTTCCAGCTATAAGCGACCaccttaacaaaaacaaaaaaagatgaGTTTTTTGAAACGTGTGAGTGAAAACTCAAGACCCCATTTGATTATAGAATCTGTTTTGTTGATGGGGTAGTGTGTGTGGTTTCAAAATCCTTACTTGTTACCAAGGAGACTGTGGAGTTTGATGATgagttcatcttcttcttcagtgAAGTTGCCTCTTTTGAGGTCAGGGCGGAGATAGTTGATCCAACGGAGGCGGCAGCTCTTGCCGCAGCGGAGAAGGCCCGCCGCTTTTGGAAGAGATCTCCAGCAACCCTCACCATGAGCTCTAATGTAAGATATGAGCCTGTCATCTTCTTCCTTCGTCCATGCACCTTTGTTTGTGTGTGCTTTCTCACAGCAAGGTGACCTTCCCATTAATAATGATATGCCAATAAGTCTCTCTCACACTTCctacttccttctttcttctttgatgttTGATTTATTTGTGTTTCAGTGTTTTATGTTTTGGGATTGGTTTCAAACTTGAAAAACGGCTCTGTATCCTTGCTGCAAATAACAAAGCCGGCCAAAGAAGGATTTGGGGTGTGATTTTTATAGGCTTTtgactcagagagagagagagagagagagagagagagagagagagagtaatacTAATTGAGCTTCTAGATGTGAGTTGGTGAGACAGGTTAAAGGGAGTGGCTGTTGGCTCTTTCTTTAGTTCTatgtatctctctctctctctctattatgTGTGATgatgatatatattaaaattatattattattaatataattattattattatatatgatactATATTTTGCATCAATGATATATAATGAGTTAAAGGACATTAACTATGGGTAACCTTCAGGTTGGTGTAAAGTAGAATAATTTAAAGTATGGGCAAGGCAAGACAAGATGTGATCTCTTGCCCCTTTTTAGGAAAAAAGAAACACCaacaatataattttattttatatatcctaTTCGCTTTTCCcctatatataatttgaaatttctCCACCCATCTAATCTCATGCctaatctaaaaagaaaaaaaaaatactgttTTCCTAATTCCCTTTTCAAATATTGctgcttttaaaaaaaaaaaaaatcacaagctGTTGTTATGTAAGGGGTAAGGCACCTCTTCTGAGTTTAATCAACTTTGAATTATAGAAAGTAGTATTTCGGTTACACTTACATGTGATGGGATGGAATTATATCAAAGCTAgagagttgttattattattatcatctatAGTTGACTTAATTATTAGGATCCAACTACTGCAtcactttttttaatttgattttcgttTCCATGTTAACATACTAAtacatacttttcttttttctgattttattaatgaaaaattatgCTTAGAgagaatttcttgtatgaaacaATTTCAACGGTACCACCAAACAGCAGATGTAGTCTcaaatttcaattatttaatattacTTCTTCCATAATTGTgtgtgtatataataataataataataataataataataataatacaagatgGTGTGATGTTCTTTCTGCATTTATTTGATAATTAATGATCAACATTTCTTTTATCACAAGCATAAGGCAAGTTTGATATTGGCCAAAATTCTGAACATCCCTGAATGCCACAAATATTCACCAcgtttactttttcttgttcaaaTTGATTCAACAACATACATTATGCTCTTTCTATCAAATAATTGTTTATTTCAACAAATTAGTAGTTAGATGCATTAGTTTTTTAATATGTTAATTTGTCTAAATAGACAATTAAGTAACACTAACATATGCTGAATTACATATAGATAAGCTACCAACACAGTGCCTTAATTAGACACTAGAGCTTCATGTGGGCTTagttacccaaaaaaaaaaaataaaacgaaTAAAAAAATTAGCTATTTCGGTAAGTTAGTTGTAATAGGCAATTCCCTGAAAGAAATGTATCAGTAGTTTGGCTATTCATGTGGCAAAGCATAGAGATGGTAATG
This genomic window contains:
- the LOC112789079 gene encoding myb-related protein 308 encodes the protein MGRSPCCEKAHTNKGAWTKEEDDRLISYIRAHGEGCWRSLPKAAGLLRCGKSCRLRWINYLRPDLKRGNFTEEEDELIIKLHSLLGNKWSLIAGRLPGRTDNEIKNYWNTHIRRKLLSRGIDPATHRPLNDSSASHHHHNNQEQQQQQQQPSSLVAAATTTTISFASSVSASASAVKQEQDTITTTTATTTTTTSATCNANMFGIMEKKNKKDYSKGSSMERCPDLNLELTISPPRHLDEPDHQKYSGIERALCFVCSLGLQNSKDCRCGFDTNANANGGTNSNGTTTTTTTTATGAGYDFLGLKTGSVWDYRSLEMK